The following coding sequences lie in one Arachis ipaensis cultivar K30076 chromosome B03, Araip1.1, whole genome shotgun sequence genomic window:
- the LOC107628948 gene encoding proteasome assembly chaperone 2 isoform X1 encodes MEFFPEESKHLHEDCSTLIVPALSIGNVGQLAADLLISSMDAERVGYLDDPYVLPCVGNDAYGPSPQGILALPLEAYESSSSALTILQQRSPIVKGRILEFAKDLADFVAGSGKKHVVILSSLDFRMWQNVDMSSGLQMYYVSSANIDGMDENCEQLGWKKLKEYDPSQKHWKYLSDLAEGNITREDILSDEDEQEEENYYASLPFAALFSFLKAKGLKVTCLLCYCSEGDNISDAFQLAEAVSKFLKLSHPTSASGIEGEKWRVPLSWRTLYGPPPDVSMF; translated from the exons aTGGAGTTTTTTCCTGAAGAAAGCAAGCACCTTCATGAAGATTGTTCCACTTTGATTGTG CCTGCATTGTCGATTGGGAATGTGGGGCAGCTAGCTGCAGACCTTTTGATATCATCAATGGATGCAGAGAGAGTTGGGTATTTGGATGATCCTTATGTTCTGCCCTGTGTTGGGAATGATGCTTATGGACCTTCTCCTCAAGGAATTCTTGCCCTTCCTCTTGAAG CTTATGAGTCCTCTTCCAGTGCTCTCACTATCCTCCAACAGAGGTCCCCTATAGTTAAG GGAAGGATCTTAGAGTTTGCAAAAGACTTGGCTGATTTTGTTGCTGGTAGTGGAAAGAAGCATGTTGTTATTCTTTCCAGCTTAGATTTCAGAATGTGGCAAAATGTTGACATGTCAAG TGGTTTGCAGATGTATTATGTCTCCAGTGCCAATATCGATGGAATGGATGAAAATTGTGAACAGCTTGGGTGGAAGAAACTAAAGGAGTATGATCCCTCTCAAAAGCACTGGAAATATCTCAGCGATTTAGCTGAAGGAAATATAACACGGGAAGATATTCTTTCCGATGAagatgaacaagaagaagaaaactATTATGCTAGCTTGCCGTTTGCTGCACTTTTCTCTTTTCTCAAG GCTAAAGGCTTGAAGGTGACATGCTTGCTATGTTACTGCTCAGAAGGGGACAACATATCTGATGCCTTTCAGTTAGCCGAGGCTGTAAGCAAATTTCTAAAGCTAAGTCACCCTACATCTGCTTCTG GAATTGAAGGTGAGAAATGGCGAGTTCCACTTTCTTGGAGGACACTATATGGACCACCCCCAGATGTTTCCATGTTCTAA
- the LOC107628948 gene encoding proteasome assembly chaperone 2 isoform X2 has product MEFFPEESKHLHEDCSTLIVPALSIGNVGQLAADLLISSMDAERVGYLDDPYVLPCVGNDAYGPSPQGILALPLEAYESSSSALTILQQRSPIVKGRILEFAKDLADFVAGSGKKHVVILSSLDFRMWQNVDMSSGLQMYYVSSANIDGMDENCEQLGWKKLKEYDPSQKHWKYLSDLAEGNITREDILSDEDEQEEENYYASLPFAALFSFLKAKGLKVTCLLCYCSEGDNISDAFQLAEAVSKFLKLSHPTSASGEKWRVPLSWRTLYGPPPDVSMF; this is encoded by the exons aTGGAGTTTTTTCCTGAAGAAAGCAAGCACCTTCATGAAGATTGTTCCACTTTGATTGTG CCTGCATTGTCGATTGGGAATGTGGGGCAGCTAGCTGCAGACCTTTTGATATCATCAATGGATGCAGAGAGAGTTGGGTATTTGGATGATCCTTATGTTCTGCCCTGTGTTGGGAATGATGCTTATGGACCTTCTCCTCAAGGAATTCTTGCCCTTCCTCTTGAAG CTTATGAGTCCTCTTCCAGTGCTCTCACTATCCTCCAACAGAGGTCCCCTATAGTTAAG GGAAGGATCTTAGAGTTTGCAAAAGACTTGGCTGATTTTGTTGCTGGTAGTGGAAAGAAGCATGTTGTTATTCTTTCCAGCTTAGATTTCAGAATGTGGCAAAATGTTGACATGTCAAG TGGTTTGCAGATGTATTATGTCTCCAGTGCCAATATCGATGGAATGGATGAAAATTGTGAACAGCTTGGGTGGAAGAAACTAAAGGAGTATGATCCCTCTCAAAAGCACTGGAAATATCTCAGCGATTTAGCTGAAGGAAATATAACACGGGAAGATATTCTTTCCGATGAagatgaacaagaagaagaaaactATTATGCTAGCTTGCCGTTTGCTGCACTTTTCTCTTTTCTCAAG GCTAAAGGCTTGAAGGTGACATGCTTGCTATGTTACTGCTCAGAAGGGGACAACATATCTGATGCCTTTCAGTTAGCCGAGGCTGTAAGCAAATTTCTAAAGCTAAGTCACCCTACATCTGCTTCTG GTGAGAAATGGCGAGTTCCACTTTCTTGGAGGACACTATATGGACCACCCCCAGATGTTTCCATGTTCTAA